One genomic window of Cetobacterium ceti includes the following:
- a CDS encoding TolC family protein codes for MNRAESSNGEVKISELNTLIKNKGKNKALKNLILPPVNFSTEEDWEIVKDEGVGFKEVEAYIPIFQGGKVYNAYEKSKVEYNLGVKEERLSIFKAQEEAVGKYFDTLNYKEQFKITKGAIEALNKQKNRLEGLYKTGKLVPKSEVLKLEADIENNRAINMENFQKEKNSLETLYQILNYPLDSKIELKDFNGEEYLKSLGTIEKPGEYPEKTTLGVREELKVKSAEYDVKIAKGDLYPTLYVKPSHKFKEKIGDKLHTVNEGVVEVGFRYIFEWGGTLDTIKQREYALDQAKIRYSNNIKGISLDMRNKYREIEALYGQSLASKKRVDLLSENLEIDNLRYDNELITTFDYLNSVNELRKAKENYYKVQRALVLTIIEYKNLYR; via the coding sequence TTGAATCGAGCTGAAAGTAGTAATGGAGAGGTAAAAATTAGTGAACTAAATACTCTAATAAAAAATAAGGGTAAAAATAAAGCCTTAAAGAATTTAATTTTACCTCCTGTGAATTTTTCAACTGAAGAGGATTGGGAAATTGTTAAGGATGAAGGGGTGGGATTCAAGGAAGTAGAGGCCTATATACCAATATTTCAAGGAGGGAAGGTATATAATGCCTATGAAAAATCTAAGGTAGAGTATAACTTAGGAGTAAAAGAGGAGAGATTAAGTATTTTTAAAGCTCAAGAAGAGGCTGTGGGAAAATACTTTGATACTCTTAACTATAAAGAGCAATTTAAAATTACAAAGGGAGCCATTGAGGCTTTAAATAAACAGAAAAATAGGTTGGAAGGGTTATATAAAACTGGGAAATTAGTACCCAAGTCTGAGGTTTTAAAGTTAGAGGCTGATATTGAAAATAATAGGGCCATAAATATGGAGAATTTTCAAAAGGAAAAAAATAGTTTAGAGACTCTATATCAAATACTAAATTATCCATTAGATTCAAAAATAGAGTTAAAGGATTTTAATGGGGAGGAGTATTTAAAAAGTTTAGGAACCATTGAAAAACCAGGGGAATATCCAGAGAAAACTACCCTAGGAGTTAGGGAGGAGTTAAAGGTAAAAAGTGCTGAGTATGATGTGAAAATAGCCAAGGGAGATTTATATCCAACTCTTTATGTAAAACCTAGTCATAAGTTTAAGGAGAAAATTGGAGACAAGCTTCATACGGTAAATGAGGGAGTGGTTGAGGTTGGATTCCGTTATATTTTTGAATGGGGTGGAACTTTAGATACCATTAAACAAAGGGAGTATGCCCTAGATCAAGCTAAGATTAGATATTCTAATAATATTAAGGGAATATCTTTGGATATGAGAAATAAATATAGGGAAATAGAAGCCCTTTATGGACAGAGCTTAGCTAGTAAAAAAAGGGTGGACCTTTTAAGTGAAAACTTAGAAATAGATAACCTTCGTTATGACAATGAACTTATAACAACCTTTGACTATTTAAACTCTGTAAATGAGCTTAGAAAGGCTAAGGAAAACTACTATAAGGTTCAAAGGGCTTTAGTTCTTACAATAATTGAATATAAAAATCTATATAGGTAG
- a CDS encoding helix-turn-helix domain-containing protein translates to MEKMSINFNEIDIKILNFLLHGETYSLQEILREFSYSKSLIKKSLSKLDETLREKGFPSLRIERGVYSITTHKKEIIHLIKENIKYSKDERITHLLFNILTQGQINLTRIAEELGYNRKTLQLDLRTCKDILKVFNLSLESHHGKYIKLHGEHRFTYVFLIALLVKIILKRKIPAYESLYKTLFPKDKVKKYRDYFYEIDQIFPYILGFKRYCGIVSIFAIQENFPHLAPKNFFSSFTPKEKNFIDKYSAKLENLNIRLIKDNVTILSYLLSEVDHGFYEDPLKISSSTKKFIYTFETLYYPLTPKNRMILHTLIKDSIFEKAFNLLENPDIGSYLHIEEKDDFNISIKTILKNCKIDISHRSYLKIIMFLNSIRNDNLKIEKNSIENILILDTSLDFWMGNIIKSHLYRNYNLKKIDLKHFLENIKYETYDLVFTLDLPRDRYPKVDTSLIPIDWIEFGVNKDYFNRFPFKHL, encoded by the coding sequence ATGGAAAAAATGAGCATAAATTTCAATGAAATAGATATAAAAATTTTAAATTTTCTTTTACATGGGGAAACCTACTCTCTTCAAGAAATTTTAAGGGAATTCTCCTATTCTAAAAGTCTAATTAAAAAATCCCTTAGTAAATTAGATGAAACTCTAAGGGAAAAGGGATTCCCCTCCCTAAGAATAGAAAGAGGAGTATATTCAATTACAACTCATAAAAAAGAGATTATACATCTTATAAAAGAAAACATTAAATATTCAAAGGATGAAAGGATAACCCATCTTCTTTTTAACATCCTTACCCAAGGCCAGATAAATCTAACTAGAATTGCTGAAGAATTAGGTTACAATAGGAAAACTCTACAGTTAGATCTAAGAACCTGTAAAGATATTCTAAAGGTTTTTAATCTTTCCCTAGAAAGCCACCATGGAAAGTATATTAAACTTCATGGGGAGCATAGATTTACCTATGTATTTTTAATAGCCCTTTTAGTTAAAATCATTTTAAAAAGAAAAATCCCCGCCTATGAAAGTTTATATAAAACCCTATTTCCAAAAGATAAGGTTAAAAAATATAGGGATTACTTTTATGAAATTGACCAAATCTTCCCTTACATACTAGGTTTTAAACGTTATTGTGGTATTGTGAGCATCTTCGCCATTCAAGAGAACTTCCCCCACCTTGCCCCTAAAAACTTTTTTAGCTCTTTTACACCTAAGGAAAAAAACTTTATAGATAAATATAGTGCAAAACTTGAAAATTTAAATATAAGATTGATTAAGGATAATGTAACTATTTTAAGCTACCTTCTTTCTGAGGTGGACCATGGTTTTTATGAAGACCCTTTAAAAATAAGTTCTTCTACTAAAAAATTTATATATACCTTTGAAACCCTTTACTATCCCCTTACTCCTAAAAATAGAATGATACTTCACACCCTTATAAAGGATTCAATTTTTGAAAAGGCCTTTAATCTCCTTGAAAATCCAGATATAGGCTCCTATCTTCATATAGAAGAAAAGGATGACTTTAATATTTCTATTAAAACCATCCTTAAAAATTGTAAAATTGATATCTCCCACAGAAGTTATCTTAAGATTATTATGTTTTTAAATTCCATCAGAAATGATAATCTAAAAATTGAAAAAAATTCCATTGAAAATATTTTAATTTTAGATACATCTCTAGATTTCTGGATGGGGAATATTATTAAGTCCCATCTCTATAGAAACTATAATTTAAAGAAAATTGATTTAAAACACTTTTTAGAAAATATTAAATATGAAACCTATGACCTTGTTTTTACCCTAGATTTACCTAGGGATAGATATCCTAAAGTTGATACCTCCCTAATTCCCATAGACTGGATTGAGTTTGGAGTAAATAAAGATTACTTCAATAGGTTTCCCTTTAAACATCTATAG
- a CDS encoding efflux RND transporter periplasmic adaptor subunit, with amino-acid sequence MKKVVLGTGIMALLLMGMVLGGGKELIGGKPIRVEKVERKNLGEMGVFGGIVAPGDVVPVYIEAPALIESISAREGQIVKPGDKLMVFSQKSVIENDRELKANELDIKDTELRIVDLNSGSLKLELDNRLLEIKNLEEKIRGYNRKLPVLGEEVKTFKSKAKAYMELLSKDGVSTTEANHAMTDANKKEVELEDLRTELELARQKYELMVISYESLKRELNINEAQLKSQYEKLKLTNEILTRREEQLKKPLEAPISGVITKVDVKEGSLTQGGERLLAISPMGESIVKVEVPLYEASTIKIGDKARVISWDMDGEKSYLGEVIEVSSVAQESELNPGKNNKVISGEIRIIGENKLNPGFLVDVEIRGKDRGSLLLVNSFSVIDEDGKNYVYVIEKGKAIKTLVNIGAKTGSAYEVLNLPEGSEIALNPFKVSNGERVKVIR; translated from the coding sequence ATGAAAAAGGTTGTTTTAGGTACTGGAATTATGGCCCTCTTACTTATGGGGATGGTTCTAGGTGGAGGAAAGGAACTTATTGGAGGAAAACCTATTAGGGTAGAAAAGGTGGAAAGGAAAAACCTTGGTGAAATGGGAGTTTTCGGGGGAATTGTTGCTCCTGGAGATGTGGTACCTGTTTATATAGAAGCCCCTGCTCTAATAGAGAGCATTTCTGCTAGGGAAGGGCAAATTGTAAAACCTGGGGATAAACTTATGGTTTTTAGTCAGAAAAGTGTAATTGAAAATGACAGGGAGCTTAAGGCCAATGAGCTAGATATAAAGGATACTGAACTTCGTATAGTAGACTTAAACTCTGGAAGTTTGAAACTAGAGCTAGATAATAGATTACTAGAGATTAAAAATCTAGAGGAAAAAATTAGGGGATATAATAGAAAATTACCTGTATTAGGGGAAGAGGTAAAAACCTTTAAATCTAAGGCTAAGGCTTATATGGAGCTTTTATCTAAGGATGGAGTATCTACCACTGAGGCTAATCATGCCATGACCGATGCCAATAAAAAAGAGGTGGAACTAGAAGATTTAAGAACTGAGTTAGAACTTGCTAGACAAAAGTATGAGCTTATGGTTATAAGTTATGAAAGTTTAAAAAGAGAGTTAAATATCAATGAGGCTCAACTTAAATCTCAATATGAAAAATTAAAACTTACAAATGAGATTTTAACTAGGAGGGAGGAGCAACTTAAAAAACCTCTAGAAGCTCCAATTTCAGGGGTTATTACCAAGGTAGATGTAAAGGAGGGTTCTCTTACCCAAGGGGGGGAGAGACTTCTTGCCATATCTCCTATGGGGGAAAGTATAGTAAAGGTAGAAGTTCCCTTATATGAGGCATCTACCATTAAAATTGGAGATAAGGCTAGGGTAATTTCTTGGGATATGGATGGGGAGAAAAGTTATCTAGGGGAGGTAATAGAGGTATCCTCAGTGGCCCAGGAAAGTGAGCTAAATCCAGGGAAAAATAATAAGGTAATAAGTGGAGAAATAAGGATTATAGGGGAAAATAAACTAAATCCAGGATTTTTAGTGGATGTGGAAATTAGGGGAAAAGATAGGGGAAGTCTTCTTTTGGTAAACTCCTTTTCTGTAATAGATGAGGATGGAAAGAACTATGTCTATGTAATAGAAAAGGGAAAGGCTATTAAAACCCTTGTAAATATTGGAGCAAAAACAGGAAGTGCCTATGAGGTTTTAAACCTACCTGAAGGAAGCGAAATTGCTTTAAATCCCTTTAAAGTTTCTAACGGGGAAAGGGTAAAGGTAATTAGATAA
- a CDS encoding sugar transferase, producing the protein MKHEYKRYVMGLLMVMFQYVIFRVYGFFFNMSVEMENISFLIYIFLFLKEDIYSFKTCLIWEELRRETKCYLEFMVIIGVISHYIYGIENIGIYMGLGTIVYFYSIFLGITIRMIFHNYMKTNVVIVGVGDTAKKVSDIMSYNLYPMYNLLGFIDINKEENKKIESERILGDREELVKLADKEMIHEVLVAIPELSDLDINMFLENIYSKVKKIKMIPKINNSFTVSLETEDYENMLMLTNKNLNSSLKRAIVKRIEDVIFGVLGCLLLIPLSVVIYFKTDKKERAKGIFFTQDRVGKNGKKIKIYKYRSMVTGADDILKKLLNENEELKEEYRKNKKLKNDPRITKIGEFLRKTSLDEFPQFVNVLRGEMSFVGPRPYLFDEIEDMGKSYEKIIERKPGITGMWQTHGRSDTDFEERLLLDEYYYRNWSLWLDIVIIIKTVLNVVKKRGAY; encoded by the coding sequence ATGAAACATGAATATAAAAGATATGTGATGGGTCTTCTAATGGTAATGTTTCAATATGTAATTTTTAGAGTATATGGGTTCTTTTTCAATATGAGTGTAGAAATGGAAAATATATCATTTTTAATATACATATTCTTATTTTTAAAGGAGGATATATATTCATTTAAAACTTGTTTAATTTGGGAAGAGTTAAGAAGAGAGACCAAATGTTATTTGGAGTTTATGGTGATTATAGGGGTAATAAGCCACTATATATATGGAATAGAAAATATAGGAATTTATATGGGTCTAGGAACCATAGTATATTTTTACAGTATTTTTTTAGGAATAACAATAAGGATGATATTTCATAACTATATGAAAACTAATGTTGTTATTGTTGGTGTGGGGGATACGGCAAAAAAAGTTTCAGATATAATGTCCTACAATTTATATCCCATGTATAACCTATTAGGATTTATAGATATAAATAAAGAGGAGAATAAAAAAATTGAATCAGAAAGGATTTTAGGAGATAGGGAGGAGCTTGTAAAACTAGCCGATAAGGAGATGATACATGAGGTCCTAGTAGCTATTCCAGAACTTTCAGATTTAGATATTAATATGTTTTTAGAAAATATTTATTCTAAGGTAAAAAAAATAAAGATGATACCTAAGATAAATAACTCTTTTACTGTGAGTTTAGAAACAGAGGACTATGAAAATATGCTTATGTTGACTAATAAGAATTTAAACTCAAGTTTGAAAAGAGCCATAGTTAAAAGAATAGAGGATGTTATTTTTGGAGTTTTAGGTTGTTTATTACTAATACCTCTTAGTGTAGTTATATATTTTAAAACAGATAAAAAAGAGAGAGCCAAGGGAATATTTTTTACTCAAGATAGAGTTGGAAAAAATGGGAAAAAAATAAAAATATATAAGTATAGGTCAATGGTAACAGGGGCAGATGATATTTTAAAGAAATTATTAAATGAAAATGAGGAGTTAAAAGAGGAGTATAGGAAAAATAAGAAATTAAAAAATGACCCTAGAATTACAAAAATAGGTGAATTTTTAAGAAAAACATCTTTAGATGAGTTTCCTCAGTTTGTAAATGTTTTAAGAGGAGAGATGAGTTTTGTAGGGCCAAGGCCATATTTATTTGATGAGATTGAGGATATGGGAAAATCCTATGAAAAGATAATAGAGAGAAAACCTGGAATTACAGGGATGTGGCAAACCCATGGAAGAAGTGATACGGATTTTGAGGAGAGACTTCTTTTAGATGAGTATTACTATAGAAACTGGAGTCTATGGCTAGATATAGTAATAATAATAAAAACTGT
- a CDS encoding tyrosine-protein phosphatase: MIDIHCHILQEIDDGSTSIEESLELLKGGEKLGFKTFVLTAHYHRERGYFCEGYNEKFQRLRERVLEEGLNIELLRGSEIFLDENYREILETFKWESIDGSKNILVEVSPLEIPEVTLKKIEVIVKRGYVPILAHCERYINFKLRDYRAIKKLGGYLQVNIGSMGKKKSLIKELIKYELIDFLGSDVHRIRGRNYELQRELKIFRKLMGRDYFNRVTLKKEKRDEEKESSLIEWFINMWKGLFRRDRLRGNIESS, translated from the coding sequence TTGATAGATATTCACTGTCATATACTTCAAGAGATAGATGATGGAAGCACATCTATTGAAGAGAGCTTAGAGCTTTTAAAAGGTGGGGAAAAATTAGGATTTAAAACCTTTGTTTTAACAGCTCACTATCACAGGGAAAGGGGATATTTCTGTGAGGGGTATAATGAAAAATTTCAAAGGTTAAGGGAAAGAGTTTTAGAGGAAGGGCTAAATATTGAGCTTTTAAGGGGAAGCGAAATATTTTTAGATGAGAATTACAGGGAGATATTAGAAACATTTAAATGGGAAAGTATAGATGGAAGTAAAAATATTTTAGTAGAAGTATCTCCCTTAGAAATACCAGAGGTAACTTTAAAAAAAATAGAAGTTATTGTAAAAAGGGGATATGTTCCAATTTTAGCTCACTGTGAAAGATATATTAACTTTAAACTAAGGGATTATAGAGCTATAAAAAAACTAGGAGGGTATCTTCAAGTAAATATTGGCTCTATGGGGAAAAAGAAAAGCCTTATAAAGGAGCTTATAAAGTATGAGTTAATAGATTTTTTAGGTAGTGATGTTCATAGAATAAGGGGAAGAAATTATGAACTTCAAAGGGAGTTAAAAATCTTTAGAAAACTTATGGGAAGGGATTATTTTAATAGGGTTACCTTAAAAAAGGAGAAAAGGGATGAAGAAAAAGAGTCTAGTCTTATTGAGTGGTTTATTAATATGTGGAAGGGTCTATTCAGAAGAGATAGGCTTAGGGGAAATATTGAATCGAGCTGA
- a CDS encoding CpsD/CapB family tyrosine-protein kinase, giving the protein MELKSKRRVFFKEKANHEISESLRVIRTNLHFLDEKERGRTILVTSSTPREGKSFIAANYAMSIAITGKKVLLIDCDIRRPRAHESFGKKVEKGLESILLGEKNSRDVILKEVEKNLDVLPTKYIKSNVTELFLGDRMKRVIEELRDEYNTIVLDTPPLVVASDGAILSKYCDGVVFVVSYDQVSKSELEFSKKMLDNAGANLYGFVVNRVEKNGFSYGNYCYYNNNYTYYKDYYLDEERGQSRSKPKSKMEKYMEKLKKAYRRELSGNQKGKKY; this is encoded by the coding sequence GTGGAGTTAAAGAGCAAAAGAAGGGTATTTTTTAAGGAGAAGGCAAACCATGAAATTTCTGAATCCCTTAGGGTAATAAGAACTAACCTTCACTTTTTAGATGAAAAGGAAAGGGGAAGAACAATTCTTGTTACAAGCTCAACACCTAGGGAGGGAAAGAGCTTTATAGCTGCAAATTATGCTATGAGTATTGCTATTACAGGGAAAAAGGTACTTTTAATAGATTGTGATATTCGTAGACCTAGGGCCCATGAATCCTTTGGAAAAAAGGTGGAAAAGGGGTTAGAATCTATTCTTTTAGGAGAGAAAAACTCTAGAGACGTTATTTTAAAAGAGGTTGAGAAAAACCTAGATGTACTTCCTACAAAATATATAAAATCCAATGTAACCGAGCTTTTCCTAGGGGATAGGATGAAAAGGGTTATTGAAGAGTTAAGGGATGAGTATAACACCATAGTTTTAGATACACCACCTTTGGTTGTGGCTTCAGATGGGGCAATACTTTCAAAATATTGTGATGGAGTTGTATTTGTGGTTTCCTATGACCAAGTGTCTAAAAGTGAGCTAGAGTTTAGTAAGAAAATGCTAGATAACGCTGGGGCAAACCTATATGGATTTGTTGTGAATAGGGTGGAGAAAAATGGATTCTCCTATGGAAACTACTGTTACTATAACAATAACTATACTTACTATAAGGATTACTACTTAGATGAGGAGAGGGGACAATCTAGAAGTAAACCTAAAAGTAAGATGGAGAAATATATGGAAAAACTGAAAAAGGCCTATAGAAGGGAGCTTTCAGGAAACCAGAAGGGGAAAAAGTATTGA
- a CDS encoding YveK family protein: MKRKREDFYEDDFYEDEEELDLIDLLHTLLRRWKLITLVGIPIFIGGIIFAFTRPTVYQGEITLMVSSGRNYSVTSIDGSELSTNQKLVTTYAEVAKSRLLMKRLIEKYDLGGTPDGLGKLIEVNPVDDTELIRITYKNKDPEMAAAVTNEIGSEFINRIREIMNFQNLKVVERAEVPDKPLPKKRGLILAISFVLGGIVGVFVGFLVEFFHSKLRKPRDIENILECPMLGMVPEFNLNEEGEEK; this comes from the coding sequence ATGAAAAGGAAAAGAGAGGATTTTTATGAGGATGATTTTTATGAGGATGAGGAGGAATTAGATTTAATAGATTTACTTCACACTCTCCTTAGAAGATGGAAATTAATAACCCTTGTGGGAATTCCTATTTTTATTGGGGGAATAATCTTTGCCTTTACAAGACCTACTGTTTACCAAGGGGAGATTACTCTTATGGTTTCTAGTGGGAGAAACTATTCTGTCACATCTATAGATGGAAGTGAGCTTTCTACAAATCAAAAGCTAGTTACCACCTATGCTGAGGTGGCTAAAAGTAGACTTCTTATGAAAAGGTTAATAGAAAAATATGACCTTGGGGGAACTCCAGATGGGTTAGGGAAACTAATTGAAGTAAACCCAGTTGATGATACGGAATTAATTAGAATTACATATAAAAACAAAGATCCAGAAATGGCAGCTGCTGTTACCAATGAAATTGGAAGTGAGTTTATAAATAGAATTAGAGAGATTATGAACTTTCAAAATTTAAAAGTTGTGGAAAGGGCTGAAGTTCCAGATAAACCACTACCTAAGAAAAGAGGGTTAATACTGGCTATATCCTTTGTGTTAGGGGGAATAGTAGGAGTATTTGTAGGGTTCCTAGTGGAGTTTTTCCATAGTAAATTAAGAAAACCTAGGGATATTGAAAATATACTAGAGTGTCCAATGTTAGGAATGGTTCCAGAATTTAACCTAAATGAAGAAGGAGAGGAGAAGTAG
- a CDS encoding ABC transporter permease — protein sequence MELWMGVKLLLGNRKRGIFSLLGITGAVMGIIMTLSLGRGGREMIDSDLLAMGENRILIGGSTLTSRDLQMVEAMDFVEYGMFPESRVTIGEYVFIGYPKRALLKKGLKNLRLNEVIIDKNQMDNKPGERLSIGGRTYTVGGTYGERNPLETMRGGKRLMVSMETLNRNFGRGNYKSMVIAFPRGENSQEYIPIIINQLSRTRGVNDRIEILETPEIYKSVERVRVLVNRVLLTISFIGFGIGTFSVVNLIGSSVKSNMSTMGILKSMGMERKRIVRIFFYEGLMVVVLGSLIGGILGVLGSYLGGRIVGIEPKFNFLEIILGIGLGMGVSLGLGLRPGIKGSKIDVIDALKG from the coding sequence ATGGAACTTTGGATGGGGGTAAAACTTCTTCTAGGAAATAGAAAAAGGGGAATATTTTCTCTTTTGGGAATAACTGGGGCGGTAATGGGGATTATTATGACCTTAAGTTTAGGAAGAGGGGGAAGGGAGATGATAGACTCTGACCTTTTGGCCATGGGAGAAAATAGGATTTTAATAGGGGGAAGTACTTTAACTAGTAGAGATTTACAAATGGTTGAAGCTATGGACTTTGTAGAGTATGGAATGTTTCCTGAAAGTAGGGTGACCATAGGGGAGTATGTTTTTATAGGGTATCCCAAAAGGGCACTTTTAAAAAAAGGATTAAAAAATTTAAGATTAAATGAGGTAATAATTGATAAAAACCAAATGGATAATAAACCAGGGGAAAGGTTATCCATAGGGGGTAGAACATATACAGTAGGGGGAACCTATGGGGAGAGAAATCCTCTAGAGACCATGAGAGGGGGAAAAAGACTTATGGTATCTATGGAAACCTTAAATAGAAATTTTGGAAGGGGAAACTATAAAAGTATGGTTATAGCCTTTCCACGGGGGGAAAATTCACAGGAGTATATACCTATAATAATCAATCAACTATCAAGAACTAGAGGGGTAAATGATAGGATTGAAATTTTAGAGACTCCAGAAATTTATAAATCTGTGGAAAGGGTGAGGGTACTTGTAAATAGGGTGCTACTTACCATTTCTTTTATAGGATTTGGGATTGGAACCTTTTCTGTGGTGAATTTAATAGGTAGCTCTGTTAAAAGTAATATGAGCACCATGGGGATATTAAAGAGCATGGGAATGGAAAGGAAAAGAATAGTTAGGATATTTTTTTATGAGGGACTTATGGTGGTTGTACTAGGAAGTTTAATAGGGGGTATTTTAGGAGTTTTAGGAAGCTATTTAGGGGGAAGAATAGTGGGAATAGAACCTAAATTTAACTTTTTAGAGATAATACTAGGAATAGGGTTAGGAATGGGAGTATCCCTAGGACTTGGCCTAAGGCCAGGAATAAAGGGAAGTAAAATAGATGTAATAGACGCACTAAAGGGGTGA